In Alphaproteobacteria bacterium, a genomic segment contains:
- a CDS encoding ABC transporter permease, with product MLYFVVRRLGETLVTLLLVTMIVFCLARLTGDPTPLLLAPEATEEMRQAFREYYALDRSVFEQYAIFIADVANGQFGESFRFKEPAIDIALQAVGPTLKLTAVAMALSIAVGLPLGLAAAASRNETVKEFVNGLASLGQAMPAFWVGLMLVSLLALEFGLLPTSGYGAPRHYVLPALTLSIPTGAAIAGLTLANVEEALKSDFIRMERVLGLSAPRIVLKHALRNASLPIVTYLGLQFGLILSGAIVTERIFAWPGIGQRVVEAILNRDYPVVQAIVVLTAFLFMMINLLVDLVYLILDPRLRK from the coding sequence ATGCTTTATTTCGTTGTTCGACGATTGGGGGAGACGCTGGTGACGCTGCTGCTCGTCACCATGATCGTCTTTTGTCTGGCACGGCTGACCGGCGACCCGACCCCGCTGCTGCTCGCGCCCGAAGCGACCGAGGAGATGCGTCAGGCTTTCCGCGAGTACTATGCGCTCGACCGCAGCGTTTTCGAGCAATACGCGATCTTCATCGCCGATGTCGCGAACGGTCAGTTCGGCGAATCCTTCCGTTTCAAGGAGCCCGCCATCGATATCGCGCTGCAAGCGGTGGGGCCGACGCTCAAACTCACCGCCGTCGCGATGGCGCTGTCGATCGCCGTCGGCTTGCCGCTGGGCCTCGCGGCGGCCGCCAGCCGAAACGAAACGGTGAAGGAGTTCGTCAACGGGTTGGCGAGTCTCGGCCAAGCGATGCCCGCCTTCTGGGTCGGGCTGATGCTGGTGTCGCTGCTGGCGCTGGAATTCGGCTTGCTGCCGACCTCGGGCTACGGCGCGCCGCGGCATTACGTGCTGCCGGCCCTGACCTTGTCGATCCCGACCGGTGCGGCGATCGCCGGATTGACGCTGGCGAACGTGGAGGAAGCTTTGAAAAGCGACTTCATCCGCATGGAGCGCGTGTTGGGGCTTTCGGCACCGCGTATCGTGCTCAAACACGCTTTGCGCAACGCGTCGCTGCCGATCGTCACCTATTTGGGCCTGCAGTTCGGGCTGATCTTGAGCGGCGCCATCGTCACCGAACGCATTTTCGCGTGGCCCGGTATCGGCCAGCGCGTGGTCGAAGCGATTCTGAATCGCGACTATCCGGTCGTGCAGGCCATCGTCGTCCTGACCGCATTCCTGTTCATGATGATCAATCTGCTCGTCGATCTCGTCTATCTCATCCTCGATCCGAGGCTGCGCAAATGA
- a CDS encoding sugar phosphate isomerase/epimerase: MNELYLAPTTLMHTPPLEFLMAAEKAGYDGVGLRLYRSPNLPYFPVVDDDALIDAMKAILARSKMRVLDLLSFYMLPTTDLADMGKALAVGATFGARYAIVQGNDPDWTRMRRNFMAFCDRAADNGMVAALEFMPARTLSTLELALRLIEESGRSNAIICIDPLHLTRSGGTPAALAKVDRKLLPYAQWTDGIVAPGEADPAKIGRAEMGPGTRALPGEGNLPLAAILDALPAGLPLSVELMPPQDAPVVPEVWAQHAFDVTRRYMSARAREAAPG, encoded by the coding sequence ATGAACGAGCTCTATCTCGCGCCCACGACATTGATGCACACGCCGCCGCTGGAGTTCCTGATGGCGGCCGAAAAGGCGGGCTATGACGGCGTCGGCTTGCGCCTCTATCGCTCGCCAAATCTGCCCTATTTCCCGGTCGTCGACGACGACGCGCTGATCGACGCGATGAAGGCGATCCTGGCGCGTTCGAAGATGCGCGTGCTCGATCTTCTCAGCTTCTACATGCTGCCCACGACTGACCTCGCCGATATGGGCAAAGCCTTGGCGGTCGGCGCCACGTTCGGTGCGCGTTATGCGATCGTCCAAGGCAACGATCCCGACTGGACGCGCATGCGGCGCAATTTCATGGCGTTCTGCGATCGCGCGGCCGACAATGGCATGGTTGCGGCGCTGGAATTCATGCCCGCGCGCACCCTGTCGACTCTGGAACTGGCGTTGCGGCTGATCGAGGAAAGCGGCCGATCCAACGCGATCATCTGTATCGATCCGTTGCATTTGACCCGCTCAGGCGGGACTCCCGCCGCCCTCGCCAAGGTCGATCGCAAGCTTCTGCCTTACGCCCAATGGACCGACGGAATCGTGGCGCCGGGCGAAGCCGATCCCGCGAAGATCGGCCGCGCGGAAATGGGACCCGGTACGCGCGCTTTACCGGGCGAAGGCAATCTGCCGCTCGCCGCGATACTCGACGCCTTGCCCGCCGGGTTGCCGCTCAGCGTCGAACTCATGCCCCCGCAGGACGCTCCCGTCGTCCCGGAAGTCTGGGCGCAACACGCCTTCGACGTCACGCGCCGGTACATGTCCGCGCGCGCGCGCGAAGCGGCTCCGGGCTGA
- a CDS encoding sugar phosphate isomerase/epimerase, with product MNKIALAPTTLPDTKPLDYIDAAIAGGYDAVGLRLVKSPGLPFHPVLGDAPLIAEMKRRLAGSGLQVVDMLSCYLQPDTKVEDFEPYLALGAELGASHVLTMGADANWPRLVDNFAKFCDLAARYRLVATLEPAVHRPLASIKQSVQLARQSGRDNVAVCVDPLNFIRAGEKPDDLRAIDPKLLPYAQVSDGLLGPGEPDPALLGHMGPNQRRLIGEGVIPMTEILDALPAGIPLSIELPNQTDRVYAPGDWARVTVANVRGFLSGYYAAKARE from the coding sequence ATGAACAAGATAGCCCTGGCGCCGACGACCCTGCCCGATACCAAGCCGCTCGACTATATCGATGCCGCGATCGCGGGCGGCTACGACGCCGTGGGTTTGCGGCTGGTCAAATCGCCCGGCCTTCCGTTCCATCCCGTCCTCGGCGATGCGCCGCTGATCGCGGAGATGAAGCGCCGTCTTGCCGGATCGGGTCTGCAAGTCGTCGACATGCTGAGCTGCTATCTGCAGCCCGACACGAAGGTCGAGGATTTCGAACCCTATTTGGCGCTTGGCGCCGAACTGGGCGCGAGTCACGTTTTGACGATGGGCGCCGACGCCAATTGGCCGCGCTTGGTCGATAATTTCGCGAAGTTCTGCGACCTCGCCGCGCGCTATCGTTTGGTCGCCACGCTAGAACCGGCCGTCCACCGGCCTTTGGCGAGCATCAAGCAGAGCGTTCAGCTGGCCCGGCAATCGGGACGCGACAATGTCGCGGTCTGCGTCGATCCGTTGAACTTCATCCGCGCGGGCGAAAAGCCGGACGATCTGCGCGCCATCGATCCCAAACTTCTGCCTTACGCGCAGGTCTCCGACGGACTGCTCGGGCCCGGCGAGCCGGACCCCGCCTTGCTGGGCCACATGGGGCCGAATCAGCGCCGCTTGATCGGCGAAGGTGTCATTCCGATGACGGAGATTCTCGATGCGCTGCCCGCCGGCATTCCGCTCAGCATTGAATTGCCGAACCAGACCGATCGCGTCTACGCGCCAGGCGATTGGGCGCGCGTGACCGTCGCAAATGTGCGCGGCTTCCTGTCCGGCTACTACGCGGCGAAGGCGCGCGAATGA
- a CDS encoding aldo/keto reductase, giving the protein MRPIGRRGPSVSAVGLGCSNFGTRVDGADAERLVHGAVDLGVTLFDVADNYGARRAEQVLGTALGARRKHVVLATKFGSQMDDAGKLKGASRAYVMAAVEASLKRLNTDWIDLYQLHHPDPDVPLDETLRALDDLTRQGKIRFAGCSNLPAAQIAEAAGAARTADLPGFVACQDEYSLLARDAEADLIPAIRAADMGLLPYMPLAGGLLTGRFDAGMPPPPDTRLAVAQTLRMKFKFMRPASEFRIEALRALAHQSGRRLLELAIGWLLSRPVVACVIAGASKVEQVAANVAAARIKLTQDELDALDRCTA; this is encoded by the coding sequence ATGCGCCCGATCGGGCGTCGCGGACCTTCGGTATCGGCGGTCGGCCTGGGTTGCAGCAATTTCGGCACCCGGGTCGACGGCGCCGACGCCGAACGGCTGGTCCATGGTGCCGTCGATTTGGGCGTCACTTTGTTCGACGTTGCCGACAATTACGGCGCGCGCCGGGCCGAACAGGTGCTCGGCACCGCGTTGGGCGCAAGGCGCAAACATGTCGTCCTGGCGACCAAGTTCGGCTCGCAGATGGACGATGCGGGAAAGCTGAAAGGCGCTTCGCGCGCCTACGTGATGGCGGCGGTCGAGGCGAGTCTCAAACGTCTCAACACCGACTGGATCGATCTCTATCAGCTCCACCATCCCGATCCCGACGTGCCGCTCGACGAGACTTTGCGCGCGCTCGACGATCTCACCCGCCAAGGCAAGATACGTTTCGCGGGATGCTCCAATCTGCCCGCGGCGCAAATCGCCGAAGCGGCCGGTGCCGCGCGCACGGCGGATCTGCCCGGCTTCGTCGCCTGCCAGGACGAGTATTCGCTTCTGGCGCGCGATGCCGAAGCCGATCTGATCCCCGCGATCCGCGCGGCCGATATGGGCTTGCTGCCCTATATGCCGCTCGCCGGCGGTTTGTTGACTGGTCGCTTCGATGCCGGCATGCCGCCGCCGCCCGATACGCGTCTTGCCGTCGCGCAAACGCTGCGCATGAAGTTCAAGTTCATGCGCCCCGCCAGCGAATTCCGCATCGAAGCGTTGCGCGCGCTCGCGCATCAAAGTGGACGGCGCTTGCTGGAATTGGCGATCGGTTGGCTGCTGTCGCGGCCCGTCGTCGCCTGCGTCATCGCGGGTGCGAGCAAGGTCGAGCAAGTCGCGGCGAACGTCGCCGCCGCGCGCATCAAGCTGACGCAGGACGAATTGGACGCGCTGGACAGGTGCACCGCATGA